Proteins encoded within one genomic window of Siniperca chuatsi isolate FFG_IHB_CAS linkage group LG4, ASM2008510v1, whole genome shotgun sequence:
- the syt19 gene encoding synaptotagmin-2 isoform X1 yields the protein MVMLMDYPASVGLLSAAGDLRIPFSDTVKYCILGISVTLLLLALGILAWQAFRCCTQTHTTYTHQDPVNSDLLYSDEKSRTAGNHSGAPSTRVEDVGTEVRRLSRCLSLASFPSSGSSQGDGDMGEQANIKKVNGSLRFSIYYDQLQSQLVVTVLQVEGLLEHSQTRSLQPFVKLSLMWANSEGVEVEGCTGEEGEGTAPVLWTVLREWRTRIVKGSCNPLFGDQFSCILQGHEELHHINLRMEVRDFDKFSRHTVLGEVRVPLGQLNISYPLELQEDLQIPQKDLVGEVLLSLKFLPTSQRLEVGLLKVRMVLTEICSDAVLYARISVQCNQCKLRYQKTSAVARCLVTVFNEVLMFSLPEFPLEQCKILVSVYETHTTRKSTKHLIGQLTVGKEMSSEDKHWSLMMRSVRQPIAKWHGLWI from the exons ATGGTGATGCTGATGGACTATCCAGCCTCTGTGGGGCTGCTGTCAGCAGCTGGAGACCTGAGGATACCGTTCTCAGACACGGTCAAGTACTGCATCCTGGGCATCTCGGTCACTCTCCTTCTGCTGGCACTGGGCATCCTGGCATGGCAGGCCTTCAGATGCtgcacgcagacacacaccacatacaccCATCAAGATCCCG TGAACAGTGATCTGCTGTACTCTGATGAAAAGTCAAGAACAGCAGGAAACCACTCAGGAGCTCCAAGTACTAGG GTGGAGGATGTTGGCACAGAGGTCCGCAGGCTGAGTCGCTGTCTGTCTCTGGCCTCGTTTCCCTCCTCTGGATCCAGTCAGGGAGACGGAGACATGGGAGAGCAGGCCAACATTAAAAAG GTCAATGGATCGCTACGTTTCTCCATCTATTATGACCAGCTGCAGTCCCAGCTTGTGGTCACCGTCTTGCAGGTGGAGGGGCTTCTGGAGCACAGCCAGACGCGCAGCCTCCAGCCATTTGTTAAGCTAAGTCTCATGTGGGCAAATTCCGAGGGAGTGGAAGTGGAGGGCTGTACGGGTGAGGAG GGCGAAGGGACCGCACCTGTCCTGTGGACGGTGCTGCGGGAGTGGCGGACTCGCATTGTGAAAGGCAGCTGTAATCCTTTATTTGGAGACCAGTTCAGCTGTATTCTGCAAGGGCATGAGGAGCTTCATCATATCAACCTCAGGATGGAG GTGAGGGACTTTGATAAATTCTCCAGACACACAGTGTTAGGAGAGGTGAGAGTTCCTCTTGGGCAGCTCAACATCTCCTACCCTCTGGAGCTACAAGAAGATCTGCAGATACCCCAGAAG GATCTTGTAGGAGAGGTGCTTCTGTCATTAAAGTTTCTTCCCACTTCTCAGAGGCTTGAGGTTGGACTGCTAAAGGTCAGAATGGTCCTCACTGAAATATGCTCAGATGCAG TCCTGTATGCCAGGATCAGTGTGCAGTGCAACCAGTGCAAGTTGAGGTACCAAAAAACCTCTGCAGTGGCCCGCTGCCTGGTGACTGTCTTCAATGAGGTCCTCATGTTCTCCCTGCCAGAGTTTCCTCTGGAGCAGTGTAAAATTTTGGTTTCTGTGTATGAGACTCACACGACTAGGAAATCAACCAAACATCTGATTGGACAGTTGACTGTAGGGAAGGAGATGAGTTCAGAAGACAAACACTGGAGCTTGATGATGCGCTCAGTCCGCCAGCCAATAGCCAAGTGGCATGGCCTGTGGATATGA
- the syt19 gene encoding synaptotagmin-2 isoform X3, translating to MKNWDRDHTAIKVEDVGTEVRRLSRCLSLASFPSSGSSQGDGDMGEQANIKKVNGSLRFSIYYDQLQSQLVVTVLQVEGLLEHSQTRSLQPFVKLSLMWANSEGVEVEGCTGEEGEGTAPVLWTVLREWRTRIVKGSCNPLFGDQFSCILQGHEELHHINLRMEVRDFDKFSRHTVLGEVRVPLGQLNISYPLELQEDLQIPQKDLVGEVLLSLKFLPTSQRLEVGLLKVRMVLTEICSDAVLYARISVQCNQCKLRYQKTSAVARCLVTVFNEVLMFSLPEFPLEQCKILVSVYETHTTRKSTKHLIGQLTVGKEMSSEDKHWSLMMRSVRQPIAKWHGLWI from the exons ATGAAAAACTGGGACAGAGACCACACTGCCATCAAG GTGGAGGATGTTGGCACAGAGGTCCGCAGGCTGAGTCGCTGTCTGTCTCTGGCCTCGTTTCCCTCCTCTGGATCCAGTCAGGGAGACGGAGACATGGGAGAGCAGGCCAACATTAAAAAG GTCAATGGATCGCTACGTTTCTCCATCTATTATGACCAGCTGCAGTCCCAGCTTGTGGTCACCGTCTTGCAGGTGGAGGGGCTTCTGGAGCACAGCCAGACGCGCAGCCTCCAGCCATTTGTTAAGCTAAGTCTCATGTGGGCAAATTCCGAGGGAGTGGAAGTGGAGGGCTGTACGGGTGAGGAG GGCGAAGGGACCGCACCTGTCCTGTGGACGGTGCTGCGGGAGTGGCGGACTCGCATTGTGAAAGGCAGCTGTAATCCTTTATTTGGAGACCAGTTCAGCTGTATTCTGCAAGGGCATGAGGAGCTTCATCATATCAACCTCAGGATGGAG GTGAGGGACTTTGATAAATTCTCCAGACACACAGTGTTAGGAGAGGTGAGAGTTCCTCTTGGGCAGCTCAACATCTCCTACCCTCTGGAGCTACAAGAAGATCTGCAGATACCCCAGAAG GATCTTGTAGGAGAGGTGCTTCTGTCATTAAAGTTTCTTCCCACTTCTCAGAGGCTTGAGGTTGGACTGCTAAAGGTCAGAATGGTCCTCACTGAAATATGCTCAGATGCAG TCCTGTATGCCAGGATCAGTGTGCAGTGCAACCAGTGCAAGTTGAGGTACCAAAAAACCTCTGCAGTGGCCCGCTGCCTGGTGACTGTCTTCAATGAGGTCCTCATGTTCTCCCTGCCAGAGTTTCCTCTGGAGCAGTGTAAAATTTTGGTTTCTGTGTATGAGACTCACACGACTAGGAAATCAACCAAACATCTGATTGGACAGTTGACTGTAGGGAAGGAGATGAGTTCAGAAGACAAACACTGGAGCTTGATGATGCGCTCAGTCCGCCAGCCAATAGCCAAGTGGCATGGCCTGTGGATATGA
- the syt19 gene encoding synaptotagmin-2 isoform X2, producing MVMLMDYPASVGLLSAAGDLRIPFSDTVKYCILGISVTLLLLALGILAWQAFRCCTQTHTTYTHQDPVNSDLLYSDEKSRTAGNHSGAPSTRVNGSLRFSIYYDQLQSQLVVTVLQVEGLLEHSQTRSLQPFVKLSLMWANSEGVEVEGCTGEEGEGTAPVLWTVLREWRTRIVKGSCNPLFGDQFSCILQGHEELHHINLRMEVRDFDKFSRHTVLGEVRVPLGQLNISYPLELQEDLQIPQKDLVGEVLLSLKFLPTSQRLEVGLLKVRMVLTEICSDAVLYARISVQCNQCKLRYQKTSAVARCLVTVFNEVLMFSLPEFPLEQCKILVSVYETHTTRKSTKHLIGQLTVGKEMSSEDKHWSLMMRSVRQPIAKWHGLWI from the exons ATGGTGATGCTGATGGACTATCCAGCCTCTGTGGGGCTGCTGTCAGCAGCTGGAGACCTGAGGATACCGTTCTCAGACACGGTCAAGTACTGCATCCTGGGCATCTCGGTCACTCTCCTTCTGCTGGCACTGGGCATCCTGGCATGGCAGGCCTTCAGATGCtgcacgcagacacacaccacatacaccCATCAAGATCCCG TGAACAGTGATCTGCTGTACTCTGATGAAAAGTCAAGAACAGCAGGAAACCACTCAGGAGCTCCAAGTACTAGG GTCAATGGATCGCTACGTTTCTCCATCTATTATGACCAGCTGCAGTCCCAGCTTGTGGTCACCGTCTTGCAGGTGGAGGGGCTTCTGGAGCACAGCCAGACGCGCAGCCTCCAGCCATTTGTTAAGCTAAGTCTCATGTGGGCAAATTCCGAGGGAGTGGAAGTGGAGGGCTGTACGGGTGAGGAG GGCGAAGGGACCGCACCTGTCCTGTGGACGGTGCTGCGGGAGTGGCGGACTCGCATTGTGAAAGGCAGCTGTAATCCTTTATTTGGAGACCAGTTCAGCTGTATTCTGCAAGGGCATGAGGAGCTTCATCATATCAACCTCAGGATGGAG GTGAGGGACTTTGATAAATTCTCCAGACACACAGTGTTAGGAGAGGTGAGAGTTCCTCTTGGGCAGCTCAACATCTCCTACCCTCTGGAGCTACAAGAAGATCTGCAGATACCCCAGAAG GATCTTGTAGGAGAGGTGCTTCTGTCATTAAAGTTTCTTCCCACTTCTCAGAGGCTTGAGGTTGGACTGCTAAAGGTCAGAATGGTCCTCACTGAAATATGCTCAGATGCAG TCCTGTATGCCAGGATCAGTGTGCAGTGCAACCAGTGCAAGTTGAGGTACCAAAAAACCTCTGCAGTGGCCCGCTGCCTGGTGACTGTCTTCAATGAGGTCCTCATGTTCTCCCTGCCAGAGTTTCCTCTGGAGCAGTGTAAAATTTTGGTTTCTGTGTATGAGACTCACACGACTAGGAAATCAACCAAACATCTGATTGGACAGTTGACTGTAGGGAAGGAGATGAGTTCAGAAGACAAACACTGGAGCTTGATGATGCGCTCAGTCCGCCAGCCAATAGCCAAGTGGCATGGCCTGTGGATATGA
- the LOC122875591 gene encoding C-factor-like isoform X1 — translation MIGAMNFKNCGSVLVTGASRGLGLQIVDSLASGGFSPGKIIATTRQPASAQKLQELAEKHPNIYVITLDVVNQESIEKSVEEVGQLVQEEGLNCLINNAGINVVADFHTVTAEKMLENFHTNAVAPLMITKAFLPLLKRAASRGGAGGAGVMGIQRAAVINMSSLLGSVELNWGERANNFRWYPYRTSKTALNMVSRCMALDLEPDGILCMAIHPGWVRTDMGGSEAPLSPEESISSILSVIGGLTEKDHGSFLNFTGEILPW, via the exons ATGATTGGTGCCATGAATTTCAAAAACTGCGGCTCTGTGCTTGTAACGGGAGCCAGCCGAGGGCTCGGGCTGCAAATCGTCGACAGCCTGGCGAGCGGAGGTTTCTCACCCGGCAAGATTATAGCCACGACCAGACAGCCCGCGAGCGCGCAG AAACTTCAAGAACTGGCAGAGAAACATCCCAACATCTACGTAATCACTTTGG ATGTAGTGAACCAGGAGAGTATAGAGAAGTCTGTAGAAGAGGTGGGCCAGCTGGTACAAGAAGAGGGTCTGAACTGCCTGATCAACAATGCAGGGATCAATGTGGTGGCCGACTTTCATACCGTTACTGCCGAGAAGATGTTAGAAAACTTCCACACTAATGCTGTGGCTCCTCTGATGATCACCAAG GCCTTCCTGCCTCTGTTGAAGCGAGCTGCGTCCAGAGGAGGTGCAGGTGGTGCAGGGGTCATGGGCATCCAGAGGGCAGCAGTCATCAACATGAGCTCTCTGCTGGGCTCTGTGGAGCTCAACTGGGGGGAACGGGCCAACAACTTCAGATGGTACCCCTACAGGACGTCCAAG ACTGCCCTAAACATGGTGAGTCGTTGTATGGCTTTAGACCTGGAGCCTGATGGGATTCTCTGTATGGCTATACACCCTGGCTGGGTCCGCACTGACATGGGGGGGTCTGAG GCCCCACTGAGTCCAGAGGAGAGCATTTCTTCCATCTTGTCTGTGATTGGTGGACTGACTGAAAAGGATCATGGGTCATTTCTGAACTTTACAGGAGAGATTTTGCCTTGGTGA
- the LOC122875591 gene encoding C-factor-like isoform X2 has product MNCGKYETRTPPNFSYWAFPLPSCYLIKLQELAEKHPNIYVITLDVVNQESIEKSVEEVGQLVQEEGLNCLINNAGINVVADFHTVTAEKMLENFHTNAVAPLMITKAFLPLLKRAASRGGAGGAGVMGIQRAAVINMSSLLGSVELNWGERANNFRWYPYRTSKTALNMVSRCMALDLEPDGILCMAIHPGWVRTDMGGSEAPLSPEESISSILSVIGGLTEKDHGSFLNFTGEILPW; this is encoded by the exons ATGAATTGTGGGAAATATGAAACTCGGACACCTCCTAATTTCTCATACTGGGCATTTCCACTGCCTTCCTGCTACCTTATC AAACTTCAAGAACTGGCAGAGAAACATCCCAACATCTACGTAATCACTTTGG ATGTAGTGAACCAGGAGAGTATAGAGAAGTCTGTAGAAGAGGTGGGCCAGCTGGTACAAGAAGAGGGTCTGAACTGCCTGATCAACAATGCAGGGATCAATGTGGTGGCCGACTTTCATACCGTTACTGCCGAGAAGATGTTAGAAAACTTCCACACTAATGCTGTGGCTCCTCTGATGATCACCAAG GCCTTCCTGCCTCTGTTGAAGCGAGCTGCGTCCAGAGGAGGTGCAGGTGGTGCAGGGGTCATGGGCATCCAGAGGGCAGCAGTCATCAACATGAGCTCTCTGCTGGGCTCTGTGGAGCTCAACTGGGGGGAACGGGCCAACAACTTCAGATGGTACCCCTACAGGACGTCCAAG ACTGCCCTAAACATGGTGAGTCGTTGTATGGCTTTAGACCTGGAGCCTGATGGGATTCTCTGTATGGCTATACACCCTGGCTGGGTCCGCACTGACATGGGGGGGTCTGAG GCCCCACTGAGTCCAGAGGAGAGCATTTCTTCCATCTTGTCTGTGATTGGTGGACTGACTGAAAAGGATCATGGGTCATTTCTGAACTTTACAGGAGAGATTTTGCCTTGGTGA